A single genomic interval of Cucumis sativus cultivar 9930 chromosome 7, Cucumber_9930_V3, whole genome shotgun sequence harbors:
- the LOC101216894 gene encoding SEC1 family transport protein SLY1 isoform X1 produces MALNLRQKQTESIIRMLNLNQPVTLTGAANEEVYKILIYDTFCRNLLSPLIHVKDLRKHGVTLYFLIDKDRKPVHDVPAVYFLQPTKHNIDRIVADASRSMYDTFFLNFSSSVPRPLLEDLASEALKSDSIQRIAKVHDQYLEFVTLEDNLFSLAQKSSYVQLNDPSAGDREIEEIVERIVGGLFCVLATLAVVPIIRCPRGGPAEMVAMALDQRLRDHLLSKNNLFSESGGFMSSFQRPVLCIFDRNFELSVGIQHDFRYRPLVHDVLGLKLNGLSVKSEKGGMNYELNSSDPFWLANGSLEFPEVAVEIETQLNKYKKDVDEVNRKTGGAAEGEFDGADMIGNTKHLMKAVNSLPELTERKQIIDKHMNIATVLLGEIKERSLDSYAKKESEIMSRGGIDRSELLGVLRGKGTKMDKLRFAIIYLISSENINQSEIEAVEEVLRELEIDKSAFQYVKKIKSLNVPFAAANSATKGNIVNWAEKLYGQSISAMTAGVKNLLSTDRQLALTRTVEALMEGKPNPEIDSYLVLDPRAQRSSAGTSSSHLKGPFKEAIVFMIGGGNYVEYASLQELSHRQPAPKHVVYGTTEILTGEEFVEQLILLGEKMGLGNAAVSSK; encoded by the exons ATGGCTCTCAATCTCCGCCAAAAGCAGACTG AAAGCATTATCCGTATGTTGAATCTGAACCAACCGGTTACTCTGACGGGTGCGGCCAACGAAGAGGTATACAAGATATTGATCTACGACACCTTCTGTCGAAACCTCCTTTCTCCTCTAATTCATGTCAAGGACTTGCGTAAACATGGCGTTACTCTTTACTTTCTTATTGACAAGGACCGTAAACCTGTTCATGATGTACCTGCTGTTTACTTTCTTCAACCTACTAAGCATAATATCGACCGGATCGTAGCTGATGCTTCTCGTTCTATGTATGATACCTTCTTCCTCAATTTCTCATCCTCTGTTCCTCGCCCACTGCTTGAAGACCTAGCATCTGAAGCGTTGAAATCGGATTCAATTCAACGGATTGCTAAGGTGCATGATCAGTATTTGGAATTTGTTACCTTAGAGGATAATTTGTTTTCCTTAGCTCAAAAATCTAGTTATGTGCAACTGAATGATCCTTCGGCAGGGGATCGTGAGATTGAAGAGATTGTGGAGAGGATTGTTGGTGGGTTGTTCTGTGTTTTGGCTACACTTGCTGTGGTGCCGATTATTCGGTGCCCACGAGGAGGTCCTGCTGAGATGGTTGCCATGGCGTTGGATCAAAGGTTAAGGGATCACTTGTTATCAAAGAACAACTTGTTCTCTGAATCTGGGGGGTTTATGAGTTCCTTTCAGCGTCCAGTTCTGTGTATATTTGATCGTAATTTCGAGTTATCTGTTGGAATACAGCATGATTTTAGATACAGACCTTTGGTGCATGATGTTCTTGGGCTTAAACTGAATGGGTTGAGTGTCAAGAGTGAAAAGGGTGGAATGAACTATGAGTTGAATAGTTCGGATCCATTTTGGTTAGCGAATGGATCGTTGGAGTTCCCTGAAGTTGCAGTTGAGATTGAGACACAGTTGAACAAATACAAGAAGGATGTTGATGAGGTTAATAGGAAGACTGGTGGAGCTGCTGAGGGTGAGTTTGATGGAGCTGATATGATAGGTAACACCAAGCATTTGATGAAAGCTGTGAACTCATTGCCTGAGTTAACCGAGAGAAAGCAAATCATTGACAAGCACATGAATATTGCTACTGTGTTGCTTGGTGAGATTAAGGAAAGGTCCCTTGATTCCTATGCGAAAAAGGAGAGCGAAATAATGTCTAGAGGTGGCATTGATCGGAGCGAGCTTTTGGGTGTCCTTAGAGGTAAAGGTACTAAGATGGACAAGCTTCGGTTTGCTATCATATATCTAATCTCTTCTGAAAACATCAATCAATCAGAGATCGAAGCAGTTGAAGAGGTCTTAAGGGAGTTGGAAATCGACAAAAGTGCATTTCAATATGTAAAGAAGATAAAGTCGTTAAACGTACCGTTCGCAGCTGCAAATTCTGCTACCAAAGGCAACATTGTCAATTGGGCTGAAAAGCTATACGGACAATCAATTAGCGCAATGACTGCTGGTGTAAAAAATCTATTATCAACTGATAGGCAACTTGCACTAACAAGGACAGTGGAAGCTTTAATGGAGGGAAAGCCAAATCCTGAAATTGATTCTTATCTCGTGCTTGATCCACGTGCTCAAAGGTCGAGCGCTGGAACGAGTAGTAGCCATTTGAAGGGACCCTTCAAGGAAGCGATTGTGTTTATGATTGGTGGAGGTAACTACGTAGAGTATGCAAGTTTGCAGGAACTTTCACATCGTCAGCCGGCTCCCAAGCATGTTGTATATGGTACAACAGAAATTCTAACTGGAGAGGAATTTGTAGAGCAACTTATACTGTTAGGGGAAAAGATGGGGTTGGGCAATGCTGCCGTATCTTCCAAGTAA
- the LOC101212036 gene encoding protein DETOXIFICATION 45, chloroplastic, whose translation MACQVSDGIICSGVGRIVGKKKVIADNTWSFLTLKRRDVCVSSLIESKVLSNRNRVGDWCLSASSQRDDLFTSNVVHRRSASFIVARNQLSSDCEVDSSDAEESLCSEEDDAISKDRNGTAQWKELPHYHQQPLDVKQELFALCGPAIAGQAIEPFAQLLETAYIGRLGALELASAGVSINIFNYISKVFNIPLLSVATSFVAEDISKHAIEDPLSGSLDSLESCTNGKLVARLSERKQLSSVSTALLLAVGIGLFEAFALYFGSGIFLNIMGISSGSSLRVPAQRFLSLRALGAPAVVLYLTLQGVFRGFKDTKTPVLCLGIGNLLAVCLFPILIYYCQLGAIGAAISTVVSQYVIAFLMLWFLNKRAVLLPPKFGALQFGVYMKSGGFLLGRTLSVLTTMTLGTSMAARQGAVAMAAHQICMQVWLAVSLLTDALAASSQAMIASSVSKGDYKTAKEVTGLALKVGLFTGTILFAILGASFGSLATLFTKDADVLGIVRTGVLFVSATQPLNSLAFVFDGLHYGVSDFRYAAFSMMAVGAASSSILLYAPSVLGLRGLWLGLSLFMALRTVAGGFRLLSRNGPWWFLHTNFQNTKVHSTSYLS comes from the exons ATGGCTTGTCAAGTCAGTGATGGGATAATTTGTAGTGGTGTGGGCCGAATAGtggggaaaaagaaagtgattgCTGATAACACGTGGTCTTTTTTAACGTTGAAGCGTAGGGATGTTTGTGTTTCTTCGTTAATTGAGAGTAAGGTTTTAAGTAATCGAAATCGAGTTGGGGATTGGTGTTTGTCTGCGAGTTCTCAACGTGATGACCTGTTCACTTCAAATGTTGTACACCGCAGAAGTGCCTCTTTCATTGTGGCTAGGAATCAGTTGAGCTCAGATTGTGAAGTGGATTCCTCGGATGCCGAGGAAAGTTTGTGTTCAGAAGAAGATGATGCTATTTCCAAGGATAGGAATGGTACAGC GCAGTGGAAGGAACTTCCCCACTATCACCAACAGCCTCTGGATGTGAAGCAGGAGCTGTTTGCTCTATGTGGGCCAGCAATTGCTGGACAAGCAATTGAACCATTTGCGCAGCTTTTGGAGACTGCTTACATAGGAAGATTAG GTGCCTTGGAATTGGCTTCAGCGGGTGTTTCTATAAACATATTTAACTACATATCAAAGGTTTTTAATATACCTCTACTCAGCGTAGCTACTTCTTTTGTTGCTGAGGATATTTCAAAGCATGCTATTGAAGATCCTTTATCAGGTTCTTTGG ATTCCTTGGAAAGTTGTACTAATGGAAAGCTAGTTGCACGGTTATCTGAGAGAAAGCAACTATCTTCAGTTTCTACAGCTCTATTGTTGGCAGTTGGGATTGGACTTTTTGAGGCTTTTGCCTTGTATTTTGGATCTGGAATATTTCTGAATATCATGGGCATTTCTTCA GGGTCGTCTTTGCGCGTTCCAGCCCAACGATTTCTTTCACTTCGAGCCCTCGGTGCTCCTGCGGTTGTTCTTTATTTGACTCTTCAAGGAGTTTTCCGGGGTTTTAAAGATACCAAAACTCCTGTTCTTTGTCTAG GAATTGGAAATTTGTTAGCTGTCTGTCTCTTTCcaatattgatttattattgtCAATTGGGTGCAATTGGAGCAGCAATTTCTACTGTTGTATCTCA ATATGTTATTGCCTTTTTGATGTTATGGTTTCTCAATAAAAGAGCTGTACTATTGCCCCCAAAGTTTGGTGCATTGCAATTCGGTGTATACATGAAATCTG GTGGTTTTCTTCTTGGAAGGACTCTTTCTGTTCTAACCACTATGACGTTGGGTACATCAATGGCTGCACGCCAAGGTGCAGTGGCTATGGCTGCACACCAAATATGTATGCAAGTATGGTTAGCAGTATCTCTTCTTACTGATGCACTTGCTGCTTCAAGTCAG GCTATGATTGCAAGCTCTGTATCAAAAGGTGATTACAAAACTGCGAAGGAAGTAACTGGATTAGCCTTGAAG GTAGGATTGTTCACAGGCACCATACTATTTGCGATTCTTGGGGCATCTTTTGGCTCTCTTGCCACCTTGTTCACCAAGGATGCGGACGTTTTAGGAATTGTTAGAACTGGAGTCTTG TTTGTTAGTGCAACTCAACCTCTGAATTCTCTGGCGTTTGTTTTTGATGGTCTGCATTATGGTGTTTCAGACTTCCGCTATGCTGCTTTCTCAATG ATGGCGGTTGGGGCTGCCTCTTCGTCAATTTTGCTATACGCTCCTTCTGTTTTGGGTCTTCGTGGGTTGTGGTTGGGTTTGTCTCTTTTTATGGCCCTGCGCACTGTAGCCGGTGGTTTCAG ATTGCTTTCCAGAAATGGTCCATGGTGGTTCCTCCACACCAATTTCCAAAATACCAAGGTTCACTCAACCTCGTACCTCTCTTGA
- the LOC101211796 gene encoding glycerol-3-phosphate acyltransferase 9, with protein sequence MSGAALLKSSASELDLDRPNIEDYLPSGSSIQQPTAKLRLRDLLDISPTLTEAAGAIVDDSFTRCFKSNPPEPWNWNIYLFPLWCCGVVIRYLFLFPARVLILTIGWIIFLSTFIPVNLLLKGHPKLRAKLERFLVELICSFFVASWTGVVKYHGPRPSIRPKQVFVANHTSMIDFIVLEQMTAFAVIMQKHPGWVGLLQSTILESIGCIWFNRTELKDREIVAKKLNDHVQGADNNPLLIFPEGTCVNNHYSVMFKKGAFELGCSVCPIAIKYNKIFVDAFWNSRKQSFTMHLLQLMTSWAVVCDVWYLEPQVLKPGETPIEFAERVRDIICARAGLKKVPWDGYLKHSRPSPKYRERKQQSFAESVLQLLDNK encoded by the exons ATGAGTGGTGCTGCTCTTCTCAAATCCTCCGCCTCTGAATTGGACTTAGATCGACCCAATATCGAAGATTACTTGCCTTCCGGATCCTCTATCCAACAACCCACTGCCAAGCTTCGCCT TCGTGATTTGCTCGATATTTCGCCGACCCTTACCGAGGCTGCTGGTGCTATTGTTGAT GATTCGTTTACAAGGTGTTTCAAATCAAACCCACCAGAGCCATGGAATTggaatatttatttgttcCCTTTGTGGTGCTGTGGAGTGGTGATTCGGTATTTGTTTCTCTTCCCGGCAAG GGTTCTCATATTGACGATAGGATGGataattttcctttcaacGTTCATTCCAGTGAATCTCCTTCTGAAAGGGCATCCTAAACTGAGAGCTAAGTTAGAG AGGTTTTTGGTGGAGTTGATTTGCAGCTTCTTTGTTGCATCTTGGACTGGAGTTGTTAAGTATCATGGGCCACGGCCTAGCATCAGACCAAAACAG GTTTTCGTGGCCAACCACACTTCCATGATTGATTTCATAGTCTTGGAGCAAATGACTGCCTTTGCTGTTATTATGCAAAAACATCCTGGGTGGGTTG GACTGTTGCAAAGCACTATATTGGAGAGTATAGGATGTATATGGTTCAACCGTACAGAGTTGAAGGACCGTGAAATTGTAGCAAAGAA gttaaatGACCACGTTCAAGGGGCTGACAACAATCCTCTTCTTATATTTCCTGAAGGAACTTGTGTAAATAACCACTACTCTGTTATGTTCAAGAAG GGTGCATTTGAACTTGGATGCTCTGTTTGCCCAATTGCaatcaaatacaataaaattttcgTTGATGCTTTTTGGAACAGCAGGAA GCAGTCGTTCACTATGCATCTGCTGCAGCTCATGACCTCTTGGGCTGTTGTTTGTGATGTTTGGTACCTGGAGCCCCAAGTTTTGAAGCCTGGAGAAACACCCATTGAGTTTGCAGAAAG GGTCAGGGACATAATATGTGCTCGAGCAGGTCTTAAGAAGGTTCCATGGGATGGATATTTGAAGCACTCCCGTCCGAGCCCAAAATACCGAGAACGTAAACAACAAAGCTTCGCGGAGTCAGTGCTGCAGCTATTGGACAATAAGTGA
- the LOC101217133 gene encoding protein LAZ1 isoform X2 — MTYTPPTWATLAAAALVILTLVLSLYLLFEHLSAYKNPEEQKFLIGVILMVPTYGVESFVSLVYPSISVYLEILRDCYESFAMYCFGRYLVACLGGEEGTIAFLEREGRSNTKTPLLEHSSEKGTIKHVFPMNLFLKPWKIGGWVYHVIKIGIVQYMMIKSLTSILAVVLENFGVYCEGDFNFKCGYPYMAVVLNFSQTWALYCLIQFYTVTKDELVHIKPLAKFLMFKSIVFLTWWQGVGIALLSAFDLFRSPVAQGLQFKSSVQDFIICIEMAIASVIHLYVFTAKPYELMGDRYPGSVSVLGDYASVDCPLDPDEVRDSERPTKLRLPQPDLEDQDPKMGMTIKESVRDVFVGGGGYVTWHNSLALNTTYIQTKTIYMYVCTYTLMGK; from the exons ATGACCTACACACCTCCAACATGGGCGACATTAGCAGCTGCCGCACTTGTTATTCTGACTCTTGTCCTTTCACTGTATCTATTGTTCGAGCACCTCTCTGCATATAAGAATCCAGAG GAGCAAAAGTTTTTGATTGGTGTTATCCTGATGGTCCCGACTTATGGTGTTGAATCA TTTGTATCATTGGTGTACCCATCAATAAGTGTTTATCTTGAGATACTACGCGATTGCTATGAATCCTTCGCAATGTACTGCTTTGGACGATACCTGGTTGCTTGCTTGG GTGGAGAAGAAGGAACTATTGCatttttagagagagaaggaCGTTCAAATACTAAGACACCTTTATTAGAACATAGCTCAGAAAAGGGAACCATCAAACATGTTTTCCCTATGAACCTTTTCTTAAAGCCGTGGAAAATTGGTGGATGGGTTTACCATGTCATCAAAATTGGAATCGTCCAATAT ATGATGATAAAGTCCCTCACTTCTATTTTAGCTGTAGTTCTTGAGAACTTTGGTGTTTATTGTGAAGGAgactttaatttcaaatgcgg GTATCCTTATATGGCAGTGGTTTTAAATTTCAGTCAAACATGGGCACTGTACTGCCTGATTCAGTTCTATACAGTTACAAAGGATGAATTGGTACATATAAAGCCATTGGCCAAATTTTTGATGTTTAAATCTATAGTATTTTTGACTTGGTGGCAAGGTGTTGGAATTGCTCTCCTATCTGCCTTCGATTTGTTCAGGAGTCCTGTAGCCCAAGGGTTACAGTTTAAGTCAAGTGTCCAAGATTTCATCATTTGTATAGAG ATGGCCATTGCTTCAGTGATTCACTTGTATGTATTTACTGCAAAACCCTATGAACTTATGGGGGACCGTTATCCTGGAAGTGTTTCTGTTCTTGGCGATTATGCATCCGTTGACTGTCCTTTAGATCCAGATGAGGTTCGGGATAGCGAGCGTCCTACAAAGTTACGCCTACCCCAACCTGACCTTGAAGACCAAGACCCCAAAATGGGAATGACAATCAAAGAGAGTGTTCGAGATGTTTTTGTTGGTGGTGGGGGCTAT GTAACTTGGCACAATAGTTTGGCATTGAATACTACAtacatacaaacaaaaactatatatatgtacgTGTGTACATATACTCTCATGGGAAAGTAG
- the LOC101217133 gene encoding protein LAZ1 isoform X1 translates to MTYTPPTWATLAAAALVILTLVLSLYLLFEHLSAYKNPEEQKFLIGVILMVPTYGVESFVSLVYPSISVYLEILRDCYESFAMYCFGRYLVACLGGEEGTIAFLEREGRSNTKTPLLEHSSEKGTIKHVFPMNLFLKPWKIGGWVYHVIKIGIVQYMMIKSLTSILAVVLENFGVYCEGDFNFKCGYPYMAVVLNFSQTWALYCLIQFYTVTKDELVHIKPLAKFLMFKSIVFLTWWQGVGIALLSAFDLFRSPVAQGLQFKSSVQDFIICIEMAIASVIHLYVFTAKPYELMGDRYPGSVSVLGDYASVDCPLDPDEVRDSERPTKLRLPQPDLEDQDPKMGMTIKESVRDVFVGGGGYIVSDLKFTVNQAVEPMEKGITKFNEKLQKLSQNIKKRDKDKRRTKDDSCITSPTRKLIRGIDDPLLNGSYSDSGVIREKKNRRKSGYISAESGGESSSDHGYGKYQVGGRRWITKD, encoded by the exons ATGACCTACACACCTCCAACATGGGCGACATTAGCAGCTGCCGCACTTGTTATTCTGACTCTTGTCCTTTCACTGTATCTATTGTTCGAGCACCTCTCTGCATATAAGAATCCAGAG GAGCAAAAGTTTTTGATTGGTGTTATCCTGATGGTCCCGACTTATGGTGTTGAATCA TTTGTATCATTGGTGTACCCATCAATAAGTGTTTATCTTGAGATACTACGCGATTGCTATGAATCCTTCGCAATGTACTGCTTTGGACGATACCTGGTTGCTTGCTTGG GTGGAGAAGAAGGAACTATTGCatttttagagagagaaggaCGTTCAAATACTAAGACACCTTTATTAGAACATAGCTCAGAAAAGGGAACCATCAAACATGTTTTCCCTATGAACCTTTTCTTAAAGCCGTGGAAAATTGGTGGATGGGTTTACCATGTCATCAAAATTGGAATCGTCCAATAT ATGATGATAAAGTCCCTCACTTCTATTTTAGCTGTAGTTCTTGAGAACTTTGGTGTTTATTGTGAAGGAgactttaatttcaaatgcgg GTATCCTTATATGGCAGTGGTTTTAAATTTCAGTCAAACATGGGCACTGTACTGCCTGATTCAGTTCTATACAGTTACAAAGGATGAATTGGTACATATAAAGCCATTGGCCAAATTTTTGATGTTTAAATCTATAGTATTTTTGACTTGGTGGCAAGGTGTTGGAATTGCTCTCCTATCTGCCTTCGATTTGTTCAGGAGTCCTGTAGCCCAAGGGTTACAGTTTAAGTCAAGTGTCCAAGATTTCATCATTTGTATAGAG ATGGCCATTGCTTCAGTGATTCACTTGTATGTATTTACTGCAAAACCCTATGAACTTATGGGGGACCGTTATCCTGGAAGTGTTTCTGTTCTTGGCGATTATGCATCCGTTGACTGTCCTTTAGATCCAGATGAGGTTCGGGATAGCGAGCGTCCTACAAAGTTACGCCTACCCCAACCTGACCTTGAAGACCAAGACCCCAAAATGGGAATGACAATCAAAGAGAGTGTTCGAGATGTTTTTGTTGGTGGTGGGGGCTAT ATTGTGAGCGACCTGAAATTCACAGTAAACCAAGCAGTTGAACCTATGGAAAAAGGAATAACAAAGTTCAACGAAAAACTACAGAAGCTCTCCCAAAACATTAAGAAACGTGACAAGGATAAAAGAAGAACCAAGGATGACAGTTGTATCACGTCGCCCACACGAAAACTCATTCGAGGAATCGATGACCCCCTTTTGAATGGGAGCTATAGTGATAGTGGGGTcataagagaaaagaagaaccGGCGTAAATCAGGTTATATAAGTGCAGAAAGTGGCGGAGAAAGCAGCAGTGATCACGGTTATGGCAAGTACCAAGTTGGGGGCCGCCGGTGGATCACCAAAGACTAG
- the LOC101216894 gene encoding SEC1 family transport protein SLY1 isoform X2 produces the protein MVAMALDQRLRDHLLSKNNLFSESGGFMSSFQRPVLCIFDRNFELSVGIQHDFRYRPLVHDVLGLKLNGLSVKSEKGGMNYELNSSDPFWLANGSLEFPEVAVEIETQLNKYKKDVDEVNRKTGGAAEGEFDGADMIGNTKHLMKAVNSLPELTERKQIIDKHMNIATVLLGEIKERSLDSYAKKESEIMSRGGIDRSELLGVLRGKGTKMDKLRFAIIYLISSENINQSEIEAVEEVLRELEIDKSAFQYVKKIKSLNVPFAAANSATKGNIVNWAEKLYGQSISAMTAGVKNLLSTDRQLALTRTVEALMEGKPNPEIDSYLVLDPRAQRSSAGTSSSHLKGPFKEAIVFMIGGGNYVEYASLQELSHRQPAPKHVVYGTTEILTGEEFVEQLILLGEKMGLGNAAVSSK, from the coding sequence ATGGTTGCCATGGCGTTGGATCAAAGGTTAAGGGATCACTTGTTATCAAAGAACAACTTGTTCTCTGAATCTGGGGGGTTTATGAGTTCCTTTCAGCGTCCAGTTCTGTGTATATTTGATCGTAATTTCGAGTTATCTGTTGGAATACAGCATGATTTTAGATACAGACCTTTGGTGCATGATGTTCTTGGGCTTAAACTGAATGGGTTGAGTGTCAAGAGTGAAAAGGGTGGAATGAACTATGAGTTGAATAGTTCGGATCCATTTTGGTTAGCGAATGGATCGTTGGAGTTCCCTGAAGTTGCAGTTGAGATTGAGACACAGTTGAACAAATACAAGAAGGATGTTGATGAGGTTAATAGGAAGACTGGTGGAGCTGCTGAGGGTGAGTTTGATGGAGCTGATATGATAGGTAACACCAAGCATTTGATGAAAGCTGTGAACTCATTGCCTGAGTTAACCGAGAGAAAGCAAATCATTGACAAGCACATGAATATTGCTACTGTGTTGCTTGGTGAGATTAAGGAAAGGTCCCTTGATTCCTATGCGAAAAAGGAGAGCGAAATAATGTCTAGAGGTGGCATTGATCGGAGCGAGCTTTTGGGTGTCCTTAGAGGTAAAGGTACTAAGATGGACAAGCTTCGGTTTGCTATCATATATCTAATCTCTTCTGAAAACATCAATCAATCAGAGATCGAAGCAGTTGAAGAGGTCTTAAGGGAGTTGGAAATCGACAAAAGTGCATTTCAATATGTAAAGAAGATAAAGTCGTTAAACGTACCGTTCGCAGCTGCAAATTCTGCTACCAAAGGCAACATTGTCAATTGGGCTGAAAAGCTATACGGACAATCAATTAGCGCAATGACTGCTGGTGTAAAAAATCTATTATCAACTGATAGGCAACTTGCACTAACAAGGACAGTGGAAGCTTTAATGGAGGGAAAGCCAAATCCTGAAATTGATTCTTATCTCGTGCTTGATCCACGTGCTCAAAGGTCGAGCGCTGGAACGAGTAGTAGCCATTTGAAGGGACCCTTCAAGGAAGCGATTGTGTTTATGATTGGTGGAGGTAACTACGTAGAGTATGCAAGTTTGCAGGAACTTTCACATCGTCAGCCGGCTCCCAAGCATGTTGTATATGGTACAACAGAAATTCTAACTGGAGAGGAATTTGTAGAGCAACTTATACTGTTAGGGGAAAAGATGGGGTTGGGCAATGCTGCCGTATCTTCCAAGTAA
- the LOC101211557 gene encoding lysM domain-containing GPI-anchored protein 2, which translates to MASPPTRTILFTLLVFSAIATLSLAQTPPRFNCSSTSKCHSLIDYISPNATTIGAVQKLFQVKHLLSLLGANNLPANTLSNFSLPASRKIKIPFNCKCNNGTGLSDKRPIYTVQSGDSLDKIAEVTFARLVTFLQIQIANEIPDPRKIDVGQELWIPLPCSCDEVDGNRVVHYGHLVEMGSSISAIAGRYNVSEETILKLNGIADPKGLQASQVLDIPLKACSSVIRQDSLDFPFLLSNDTYDYTANNCVLCQCDAAKNWILDCKPSPLKPSSVKSSNWSSCPTMACEGSNLLLGNSTASDCNTTTCAYAGFSKQTIFTNISTLNTCPGPSDNGNGASRTGSQGLNLAYLVAITHVLALSLLLIQ; encoded by the exons ATGGCTTCCCCACCTACAAGAACCATACTTTTCACACTACTCGTTTTCTCCGCCATCGCCACCCTTTCCCTTGCTCAAACACCACCGCGCTTCAACTGCAGCTCCACCTCCAAATGCCACTCTCTGATCGACTACATTTCCCCAAACGCCACCACCATTGGCGCCGTGCAGAAACTCTTCCAGGTCAAACACCTCCTCTCCCTCCTTGGCGCCAACAACCTTCCGGCCAACACCTTGTCGAATTTTTCCTTACCGGCCTCTCGTAAGATCAAGATTCCATTCAACTGCAAGTGCAACAACGGGACTGGTCTCTCTGATAAACGTCCGATTTATACAGTCCAAAGCGGTGATTCGCTCGACAAAATCGCGGAAGTCACTTTCGCGAGACTCGTCACGTTCCTTCAAATTCAGATTGCGAATGAAATTCCTGATCCACGTAAAATTGACGTAGGGCAAGAGCTGTGGATTCCGCTGCCGTGTAGCTGCGATGAAGTGGATGGAAACAGAGTCGTTCATTACGGACATTTGGTGGAAATGGGAAGCTCCATTTCGGCGATTGCCGGAAGGTATAATGTGTCGGAGGAGACGATATTGAAGCTGAATGGAATTGCAGATCCAAAAGGTCTTCAAGCTTCACAAGTTCTTGACATTCCTCTTAAAG CTTGTTCATCAGTGATCAGGCAAGACTCTTTAGACTTCCCGTTCCTTCTCTCGAACGATACGTACGATTACACGGCGAACAACTGTGTGTTGTGTCAGTGTGATGCTGCAAAAAACTGGAT TCTTGACTGTAAGCCATCACCGTTGAAGCCATCCTCAGTGAAATCATCTAATTGGTCATCATGCCCAACCATGGCATGTGAAGGTAGCAATTTACTCCTTGGTAACTCAACAGCTTCTGATTGCAACACCACTACTTGTGCCTATGCTGGCTTCTCTAAGCAAACCATCTTCACTAATATTTCCACTCTCAACACTTGCCCTGGACCTTCAG ATAATGGAAACGGCGCTTCGAGGACAGGTTCACAAGGTCTGAACTTGGCCTATCTCGTCGCCATTACACACGTTCTGGCTCTTAGTCTTCTCCTCATTCAGTAA